One Alistipes sp. ZOR0009 genomic region harbors:
- a CDS encoding secondary thiamine-phosphate synthase enzyme YjbQ, with amino-acid sequence MVIQRELKLKPYPQGFHPITKDILELLEGDFPQEGLLNLFIQHTSAALTINENADPSVREDFEAFVKHLVPDSYPHFKHIAEGGDDMPAHIKSSLFGVSITLPISNWQLKLGTWQGIYLCEFRNYGGPRRITATILY; translated from the coding sequence ATGGTAATACAGCGCGAGCTTAAGTTAAAACCCTATCCTCAAGGATTTCATCCTATTACAAAAGACATCCTAGAATTACTTGAAGGAGATTTTCCTCAAGAAGGTTTGCTTAACCTTTTCATCCAACATACTTCTGCGGCATTAACTATAAATGAAAATGCAGATCCTAGTGTGCGGGAGGATTTTGAAGCATTTGTTAAGCACCTAGTGCCTGATTCTTACCCTCATTTTAAACATATAGCAGAGGGCGGCGATGACATGCCTGCTCATATCAAATCCTCTCTTTTCGGGGTTAGCATTACGCTTCCTATTAGCAATTGGCAGCTGAAATTGGGTACTTGGCAAGGTATATATCTCTGTGAATTCCGTAATTACGGAGGACCAAGGCGCATTACAGCTACAATCTTATACTAA
- a CDS encoding thiamine pyrophosphate-dependent enzyme has translation MERKLFLGDEAIAQGAIDGGLSGIYAYPGTPSTEIMEYMQASKEAREKNIHNIWSTNEKTAMEAALGMSYAGKRSMVCFKHVGLNVAADCFMNASITGVNGGLIVVSADDPSMHSSQNEQDSRFYAKFAMIPILEPSNQQEAYDMTYSAFELSESLKLPVMIRITTRMAHSRAGVETKSKKAQNELKLPSDPRQFVLLPAIARKNYKTLLSSQAVMEKESEKSTFNKLTDAANKKLGIIATGIAYNYLMENYDGVSPYPVLKVCQYPLPRKQVETLYNECEELLILEEGYPIIEEMIKGFLAVGKPIHGRLDGTLPRDGELNPTIVAKSLGLPVEEGSVVPSIVMPRPPALCQGCGHRDVYADLLEAISEYGEGRVFADIGCYTLGALPPFNAINTCVDMGASITMAKGASDAGLQPAVAVIGDSTFTHSGMTGLLDAVIENTPITVVISDNSTTGMTGGQDSNAYGRIVDICKGLGVHPDHIRVMIPLKKNHEENMRIIKEELAYKGVSVIIPQRECIQTAARRKKAEIKSKAAE, from the coding sequence ATGGAAAGAAAGCTTTTCCTCGGTGATGAAGCCATTGCACAAGGGGCAATTGATGGAGGATTGTCTGGCATCTACGCCTATCCTGGCACACCATCTACCGAAATTATGGAGTATATGCAAGCATCGAAAGAAGCTCGCGAAAAAAACATTCACAACATTTGGTCTACCAACGAAAAAACAGCAATGGAAGCAGCTCTGGGCATGTCCTATGCTGGTAAACGTTCTATGGTATGCTTTAAGCATGTGGGACTTAATGTTGCAGCCGACTGCTTTATGAATGCTTCCATTACAGGTGTTAATGGTGGCCTAATTGTTGTTTCGGCAGACGATCCATCTATGCACTCTTCTCAAAATGAGCAGGACTCTCGCTTCTATGCTAAGTTTGCGATGATTCCAATCTTAGAACCATCAAATCAGCAAGAGGCATACGATATGACCTACTCGGCATTCGAGTTGAGCGAATCGCTTAAGCTTCCTGTAATGATTCGCATTACTACTCGTATGGCACACTCTCGTGCAGGGGTCGAAACAAAATCGAAAAAAGCTCAAAACGAGCTAAAGTTGCCATCTGATCCTCGTCAGTTTGTTCTTCTTCCCGCCATTGCACGTAAGAACTACAAAACGCTTCTTTCGTCTCAAGCGGTAATGGAAAAGGAATCTGAAAAGTCAACCTTTAACAAGTTAACTGATGCTGCGAATAAGAAGTTAGGTATTATTGCAACGGGGATTGCCTATAATTATCTGATGGAAAACTACGACGGAGTATCTCCATACCCTGTTTTGAAGGTTTGCCAGTATCCACTTCCTCGTAAACAGGTTGAAACATTATACAACGAGTGTGAGGAGCTACTTATTCTTGAAGAAGGCTATCCAATTATTGAGGAAATGATAAAAGGTTTCCTTGCTGTAGGAAAGCCAATACATGGTAGGTTAGATGGCACACTTCCTCGTGACGGAGAATTAAATCCAACCATTGTAGCCAAATCACTTGGCTTGCCTGTCGAAGAAGGTTCTGTTGTACCTTCAATTGTGATGCCACGACCACCTGCACTATGTCAAGGTTGCGGTCACCGCGATGTATATGCCGACTTACTCGAGGCTATTTCGGAATATGGGGAAGGCCGAGTATTTGCTGACATAGGCTGCTATACTTTGGGCGCTTTACCTCCATTCAATGCTATTAATACCTGCGTTGACATGGGAGCCTCAATCACTATGGCAAAAGGAGCTTCCGATGCAGGATTACAGCCTGCTGTTGCTGTAATTGGGGACTCTACATTCACCCACTCTGGTATGACAGGCCTACTAGACGCTGTTATTGAAAACACTCCTATTACAGTTGTAATTTCGGATAATTCGACAACTGGAATGACCGGAGGTCAGGATTCTAATGCGTATGGACGTATTGTTGATATCTGCAAAGGACTTGGTGTGCATCCAGATCATATTCGCGTAATGATTCCTCTAAAGAAAAATCACGAGGAGAACATGCGTATTATCAAAGAAGAGTTAGCCTATAAGGGCGTTTCTGTGATAATTCCGCAACGCGAATGTATCCAAACGGCAGCCCGTCGTAAAAAGGCTGAAATTAAAAGTAAAGCAGCTGAATAG
- a CDS encoding indolepyruvate oxidoreductase subunit beta — MKTDIILAGVGGQGILSIAAAIGTAAVQSNLYLKQSEVHGMSQRGGDVQSHLRLSDKEIASDLIPIGKADIIISVEPMESLRYLPYLSKTGWVVTNTTPFINIPNYPEKETLMASLNAQKNVIAIDADTIAKEAGSARSSNMVMLGAASAYLNMPFEVIEDAIRTLFGKKGEEIVEANLKALRAGRDAAKVF, encoded by the coding sequence ATGAAAACAGATATCATACTAGCAGGTGTTGGCGGACAAGGAATCCTTTCAATTGCTGCAGCAATTGGAACTGCCGCCGTACAAAGTAACCTATATTTAAAGCAGTCAGAAGTGCATGGTATGAGCCAGCGAGGTGGTGATGTACAGTCTCACTTAAGGCTTTCTGATAAGGAAATAGCATCTGACTTAATTCCAATTGGTAAAGCAGATATTATTATCTCTGTAGAGCCAATGGAGTCGTTGCGTTATCTTCCATATCTATCTAAGACAGGATGGGTTGTAACCAACACCACGCCATTTATCAACATCCCTAATTACCCAGAGAAGGAAACGTTGATGGCATCACTAAATGCTCAAAAAAATGTGATTGCTATTGATGCAGATACCATTGCAAAAGAAGCAGGTTCTGCCCGCTCCTCAAATATGGTAATGCTAGGAGCTGCATCTGCTTACCTGAATATGCCTTTCGAAGTTATTGAAGATGCAATTCGTACGCTTTTTGGTAAAAAGGGAGAAGAGATTGTGGAAGCAAATCTTAAAGCATTGAGAGCAGGTCGAGATGCTGCTAAGGTGTTTTAA
- a CDS encoding inorganic phosphate transporter — MDNILIFIVFILLLLSVLDLVVGVSNDAVNFLNSAIGSKAAPRYVIMIIASLGIVIGAIFSGGMMEVARKGVFFPQQFYLMEIMTIFLAVMLTDVILLDFYNTFGLPTSTTVSLVFELLGAAVAVSMVKIFSSDLSIADLNQYINAGKALAIISGIFISIGVAFVVGGVVMYATRLIFSFNYKPIFKYIGSIWGGIALTSILYFIVMKGIVHSSVVSADTISYIKANTLLILLISFVSLSSIFQLLISFFNFNLLRYIVLAGTFALALSFAGNDLVNFIGVFMAGLKSYQIFASSGIPANELMMGDLAQPVSASFVYLLIAGTIMTITLWLSKKARTVTETEINLARQDAEGGEKFGSNNISRNIVRGVISANNSINKVLPAGLKKFIEKRFNTNQQVNIKENASFDMLRASVNLTVASILISSATSLKLPLSTTYVTFMVAMASSLADRAWGRDSAVYRVTGVLTVISGWLFTALIAFTAAFIVALFLSWTGVYGIFVMVFVALYFIIKSNKLHSKKESDAKNEDLETILKKETIVERCIEEVNKSLRNVVHVYNETIHGLSKEDRKLLKKVNQDVEEINLEAKHYKNNVFNTLNKLQSDYIETGHYYVQVIDYLREIAHSLSHITKPAFDHIDNNHKGLLKDQVVELKAINYEVSELFSDISRIINEQAYDEVSDIIKKQQQALELLNSARKKQIKRIKNGEAGTRNSNLYLGILNETKNLLLQTINLVKAERDFIVK, encoded by the coding sequence ATGGATAATATTTTGATTTTTATTGTTTTCATACTCCTTCTATTGTCTGTGTTAGACCTTGTAGTTGGAGTTAGTAATGATGCCGTAAACTTTCTAAATTCGGCAATTGGTTCTAAAGCAGCTCCACGCTATGTTATAATGATTATTGCATCGTTGGGAATCGTAATAGGCGCTATCTTTTCTGGTGGAATGATGGAAGTTGCCCGAAAGGGGGTCTTTTTTCCTCAGCAATTTTACCTAATGGAAATCATGACCATTTTCTTAGCGGTGATGCTTACCGATGTTATTCTTCTCGATTTTTACAATACTTTTGGACTTCCTACATCGACCACCGTTTCGCTAGTATTTGAACTTTTGGGTGCAGCGGTTGCCGTATCAATGGTCAAAATCTTTTCCTCAGATTTAAGTATTGCAGATTTGAACCAGTACATAAATGCCGGTAAAGCGCTGGCTATAATTTCTGGAATATTTATATCTATAGGAGTTGCCTTTGTGGTTGGAGGAGTTGTGATGTATGCTACTCGATTAATATTCAGCTTCAACTATAAGCCTATATTTAAGTATATTGGATCAATATGGGGTGGCATTGCGCTCACTTCAATCCTCTATTTCATTGTGATGAAGGGTATTGTTCATTCATCTGTAGTATCAGCAGATACAATTAGCTACATCAAGGCAAATACGTTACTAATTCTTTTAATCTCGTTTGTTAGCCTTTCCTCTATATTTCAGCTGCTAATATCCTTTTTTAACTTTAACCTACTGCGATATATTGTTCTTGCAGGGACGTTTGCCTTAGCTCTTTCTTTTGCTGGAAATGATTTGGTCAATTTCATAGGGGTATTTATGGCCGGACTTAAATCCTATCAAATATTTGCTAGTTCTGGAATTCCTGCAAATGAGCTTATGATGGGCGATTTGGCCCAACCTGTTTCTGCCAGTTTTGTATACCTTTTGATAGCTGGAACCATAATGACAATTACGCTTTGGCTTTCAAAAAAGGCTCGAACAGTCACAGAAACAGAAATTAACCTAGCAAGACAGGATGCTGAAGGAGGTGAGAAGTTTGGATCCAATAATATCTCTAGAAATATAGTAAGAGGTGTTATAAGTGCCAATAATTCTATAAATAAAGTTTTACCTGCTGGTCTCAAAAAATTTATCGAAAAGCGATTTAATACGAACCAACAGGTAAATATAAAGGAGAACGCATCGTTTGATATGCTGAGGGCGTCGGTAAACCTAACTGTAGCCAGCATCCTAATTTCTTCTGCAACATCGCTAAAGCTGCCTCTTTCTACCACATATGTAACTTTTATGGTAGCAATGGCATCATCGCTTGCTGATCGAGCTTGGGGAAGGGACAGTGCCGTTTATAGGGTAACTGGAGTTCTTACCGTTATATCGGGCTGGCTATTTACAGCGCTAATCGCATTTACAGCCGCATTTATTGTTGCTCTATTTCTTTCTTGGACTGGAGTGTATGGAATATTTGTAATGGTTTTTGTTGCCCTTTATTTTATCATTAAATCGAATAAGCTGCATAGCAAAAAAGAAAGCGATGCAAAAAATGAAGATTTAGAAACGATTTTAAAGAAAGAAACGATTGTAGAAAGGTGTATAGAAGAAGTCAATAAATCTTTGCGTAACGTTGTTCATGTCTATAACGAAACAATTCATGGACTTTCTAAAGAAGACAGAAAGTTACTTAAAAAGGTGAATCAGGATGTCGAAGAGATAAACTTAGAAGCCAAACATTATAAAAATAACGTATTTAACACGCTTAATAAGCTTCAAAGCGACTACATTGAAACAGGGCATTACTATGTTCAAGTAATAGACTATTTACGTGAAATTGCTCACTCGTTAAGCCACATTACAAAGCCAGCATTCGACCATATTGACAACAACCACAAAGGGCTGTTAAAGGATCAGGTGGTTGAACTAAAAGCCATCAACTATGAGGTTTCTGAACTGTTTAGTGATATTTCTCGCATTATTAATGAACAAGCGTACGATGAAGTTTCGGATATTATAAAAAAGCAACAGCAAGCCTTGGAACTGCTCAATTCGGCTCGAAAAAAACAAATAAAGAGAATTAAGAATGGAGAAGCAGGAACGCGAAACAGTAATCTTTACCTCGGGATACTAAATGAAACTAAAAATTTACTTTTACAGACTATCAACTTGGTCAAAGCTGAGCGCGATTTCATCGTAAAATAG
- the rsxA gene encoding electron transport complex subunit RsxA, with translation MEILILVISAIFVNNIVLSQFLGICPFLGVSNKVETSLGMAGAVTFVMALATLITWLLQKYILMPLNITFMQTISFILVIAALVQMVEIILKKISPALYQALGVFLPLITTNCAVLGMAILVHQKNLDLFASIVYAVASAIGFGLALVLFAGLREEMEMNNVPKEMKGIPIALITASILAMAFMGFSGIV, from the coding sequence ATGGAAATTCTAATTCTTGTTATATCAGCAATTTTTGTTAACAATATTGTTCTATCTCAATTTTTGGGAATATGCCCCTTCTTAGGTGTTTCTAACAAGGTCGAAACCTCGCTAGGTATGGCTGGTGCCGTAACATTTGTAATGGCTCTTGCTACGCTTATTACTTGGCTCCTCCAGAAGTATATTCTGATGCCGTTGAACATCACTTTTATGCAAACCATTTCATTTATTTTGGTAATTGCTGCGTTGGTACAGATGGTCGAAATTATACTTAAAAAAATAAGTCCTGCTCTATATCAGGCATTGGGTGTATTTCTTCCGCTTATAACAACAAACTGTGCTGTTTTAGGGATGGCGATTCTTGTCCATCAAAAAAATCTTGACCTATTTGCAAGTATTGTTTACGCAGTAGCCTCTGCTATAGGATTTGGATTAGCATTGGTGCTTTTTGCCGGTTTGCGTGAAGAGATGGAGATGAATAATGTACCCAAGGAGATGAAAGGAATTCCAATTGCTTTGATAACTGCAAGTATCCTAGCAATGGCATTTATGGGATTCTCGGGAATTGTTTAA
- a CDS encoding RnfABCDGE type electron transport complex subunit E: MSSISNLTRGILRENPTFVLLLGMCPTLATTTSALNGLGMGAATLFVLALSNAAISLIAGLIPAKVRIPAYIVVIATFVTMVDLLMQAYVPALYATLGIFIPLIVVNCIVLGRAEAFASKNGVLDSMFDGVGMGMGFTLSLTILGAVRELLGSWSVFGHKLVQTDGMLVFVLAPGAFLVLGYLMVLFNRINKK; the protein is encoded by the coding sequence ATGAGTAGCATATCTAATCTAACAAGAGGTATCCTAAGAGAAAATCCAACATTTGTACTTCTTTTGGGAATGTGCCCAACCTTGGCTACAACTACATCTGCGTTAAATGGACTTGGAATGGGAGCTGCAACCTTATTTGTACTTGCTCTGTCCAATGCGGCAATTTCATTGATTGCAGGGCTAATTCCGGCTAAGGTCCGAATTCCTGCATATATTGTGGTAATTGCCACCTTTGTAACCATGGTAGATTTGCTGATGCAGGCCTATGTCCCAGCGTTGTATGCCACTTTAGGTATCTTTATTCCTTTAATTGTGGTGAACTGTATCGTGCTAGGTCGCGCAGAAGCATTTGCGTCAAAGAATGGTGTTTTGGATTCAATGTTTGATGGAGTAGGAATGGGGATGGGATTTACGCTATCCTTAACAATACTAGGTGCAGTAAGAGAGCTGCTTGGAAGTTGGTCTGTATTTGGCCATAAGCTTGTACAGACAGATGGAATGCTTGTTTTTGTTTTAGCACCCGGAGCATTTCTGGTGCTAGGCTATTTGATGGTATTGTTCAACCGCATCAACAAAAAATAA
- a CDS encoding RnfABCDGE type electron transport complex subunit G, translated as MVITLLVISFFASAALGGVYLITLKPIEAAKSKKINNAIQKVVPPFDNNPGDEVYKIAVDGDTLRLYPARKGGKLVGTAIETFTNKGFSGHFTLMVGLLTDGSISSIEVLSHKETPGLGDKMEKSKSNFSVQFEGKNPATFKMMVKKDGGDVDAITASTITSRAFTDAVNRAYNAYMKGGKHE; from the coding sequence ATGGTGATAACGCTGCTTGTTATCTCATTTTTTGCGTCTGCTGCGCTAGGAGGTGTATATCTTATCACACTAAAACCTATTGAAGCCGCAAAATCAAAAAAAATAAATAACGCTATTCAAAAAGTTGTTCCTCCATTTGACAATAATCCAGGAGATGAAGTCTACAAAATAGCAGTCGATGGCGATACGTTACGTCTGTATCCAGCCAGAAAAGGAGGAAAACTAGTAGGAACTGCTATTGAAACATTTACCAATAAAGGATTTTCGGGGCATTTTACGCTGATGGTTGGTCTTTTAACAGATGGTTCAATTAGTAGTATAGAAGTTTTAAGCCACAAAGAAACTCCCGGCTTAGGCGATAAGATGGAAAAAAGCAAATCAAACTTTAGCGTTCAGTTTGAAGGTAAGAATCCGGCAACATTTAAAATGATGGTAAAAAAGGATGGAGGGGATGTTGATGCAATTACGGCCTCGACGATAACCTCTAGAGCATTTACTGATGCCGTAAATCGCGCATATAATGCCTATATGAAAGGAGGAAAGCATGAGTAG
- a CDS encoding RnfABCDGE type electron transport complex subunit D, with protein MEKQFIVAPSPHIHGEYSTQRIMLDVIIAMLPAWAVSIYFFGLGAVLTTLIAVVSCVTFEFLIQKYLIKGPVTILNLSAVVTGMLLAFNVPTNISPLIVVLGSLIAIGVAKMSFGGLGANMFNPALVGRVFLLISFPVQMTSWPLPSLARTEYLDAVTGATPLGVVKEALKAGKPISEIYSSIPSYMDLFLGNMGGSLGEISALALLLGFAYLLIRKVITWHIPVTIVATMILFTGILWGVNPQKYMDPLFHILTGGVLLGAIFMATDYVTSPMTLRGMIYYAVGIALLTVIIRVWGAYPEGVSFAILLMNAVTPLINKYVKPNKFGEVVKHG; from the coding sequence ATGGAAAAACAATTTATAGTAGCGCCCTCGCCCCATATCCATGGTGAATATTCAACGCAACGAATTATGTTGGATGTTATCATAGCAATGTTACCGGCTTGGGCTGTATCAATATATTTTTTTGGACTAGGAGCTGTTTTAACAACCTTAATAGCAGTTGTTTCCTGCGTTACTTTCGAGTTCCTGATTCAGAAATATCTGATTAAAGGTCCGGTAACAATACTGAACTTATCAGCCGTTGTTACTGGTATGTTGTTGGCATTCAATGTACCAACAAACATATCTCCTTTGATAGTCGTGCTCGGATCGCTAATTGCCATTGGAGTCGCCAAAATGAGTTTTGGTGGGTTAGGGGCGAACATGTTTAATCCAGCATTAGTAGGACGTGTTTTTTTGCTGATTTCCTTTCCTGTACAAATGACATCTTGGCCACTACCAAGTTTAGCTCGAACCGAGTATCTTGATGCAGTCACAGGTGCAACACCGCTAGGCGTTGTAAAGGAGGCCCTGAAGGCTGGAAAACCGATTTCAGAAATTTACAGCTCAATTCCATCGTATATGGATCTTTTTCTAGGAAACATGGGAGGTTCATTAGGTGAGATTTCGGCTTTAGCATTACTTCTAGGATTTGCCTACTTGCTAATAAGGAAGGTTATTACATGGCATATTCCTGTTACGATTGTGGCTACAATGATCCTATTTACAGGAATTCTCTGGGGAGTAAATCCACAAAAATACATGGATCCATTATTTCACATCCTAACAGGCGGCGTTCTTCTTGGAGCGATTTTTATGGCAACAGACTATGTAACCTCTCCTATGACTTTAAGGGGAATGATTTACTATGCAGTTGGCATAGCATTGCTTACTGTCATAATTCGTGTTTGGGGGGCATATCCAGAAGGAGTCTCATTTGCAATACTACTGATGAATGCCGTTACCCCTCTAATCAACAAGTATGTGAAACCTAATAAATTTGGGGAGGTTGTGAAGCATGGCTAA
- the rsxC gene encoding electron transport complex subunit RsxC, with protein MLRTFKLGGIHPPENKLSANKKVETLALPEIAYIPLAQHIGAPATPIVVKGDFVKVGQLIAAASGFVSANIHASVSGTVQGIESIVDTSGYARPSIAIKVEGDEWLDSIDCSNALQEEIRLSASEIISRIAEMGVVGMGGATFPTNIKLAVPTGKKADVLIINGVECEPFLTADDRVMLERGEELLVGIRVLMKSLNVSKAIIGIENNKKEAIAHLSSLAKRYSEISIQPLKVKYPQGGEKQLIKATINREVPSGGLPIDVGAVVQNVGTALAAYEAVQKSKPLIERVVTVTGLTHIDPSNFRVRIGTPISQLIEKVGGLPECKVKVVSGGPMMGKALSTASSPVTKGTSGILIMADDLALRPVKSECIRCAKCVSVCPMGLQPFLLNKMSMRKMYPELEANRITDCIECGSCSYTCPAGIPLLDFIRNGKGNVMQIMRSRKK; from the coding sequence GTGTTACGAACATTCAAACTAGGAGGTATCCATCCTCCTGAAAATAAGTTATCTGCCAATAAAAAGGTAGAAACGCTCGCATTACCTGAAATTGCATATATTCCATTAGCACAACATATTGGAGCACCTGCAACGCCTATTGTTGTTAAAGGTGATTTTGTAAAAGTAGGCCAACTTATTGCTGCTGCAAGTGGATTTGTATCGGCTAATATTCATGCGTCAGTATCAGGAACAGTGCAAGGTATTGAAAGTATTGTTGATACCAGCGGTTATGCTCGTCCCTCTATCGCTATAAAAGTCGAAGGCGACGAATGGTTAGATTCGATTGATTGCTCGAATGCACTACAGGAAGAAATTCGATTATCGGCATCCGAAATTATTTCCCGAATCGCTGAAATGGGAGTTGTAGGAATGGGAGGAGCCACATTTCCTACAAATATAAAACTAGCGGTACCTACAGGAAAAAAAGCAGACGTATTAATTATCAATGGTGTCGAATGTGAGCCATTCCTTACTGCTGATGATCGAGTAATGCTAGAAAGAGGAGAGGAGTTACTTGTTGGTATACGAGTTTTAATGAAATCCTTGAATGTTTCTAAAGCAATTATTGGCATTGAAAATAATAAAAAGGAAGCTATAGCTCATCTATCGTCGTTAGCAAAAAGGTATTCAGAAATATCTATTCAGCCATTAAAAGTAAAGTATCCTCAAGGTGGTGAGAAACAGCTTATAAAAGCCACCATTAACAGAGAAGTACCTTCCGGAGGTCTCCCTATAGACGTAGGGGCGGTTGTACAAAACGTAGGTACAGCATTGGCTGCTTATGAAGCAGTTCAAAAAAGCAAGCCATTAATCGAGCGTGTAGTTACAGTTACAGGGTTGACTCATATTGATCCTTCAAACTTTCGTGTACGCATAGGAACTCCTATTAGTCAACTTATAGAAAAGGTCGGCGGATTACCAGAATGCAAGGTAAAGGTTGTCAGCGGAGGTCCAATGATGGGAAAAGCGTTATCTACAGCTTCCTCTCCAGTAACTAAGGGAACTAGCGGCATTTTGATTATGGCTGATGATTTAGCGTTACGCCCTGTAAAATCAGAATGTATTCGCTGTGCTAAATGCGTTAGCGTCTGTCCAATGGGCTTGCAGCCATTCCTCTTAAATAAAATGAGCATGCGTAAGATGTATCCAGAACTTGAAGCAAATCGAATAACCGATTGCATTGAGTGTGGTTCTTGCTCTTATACATGTCCAGCAGGAATTCCATTACTAGACTTTATTCGTAATGGAAAAGGAAACGTAATGCAAATTATGCGTTCCAGAAAAAAGTAG
- a CDS encoding Fe-S cluster domain-containing protein — MNTTILLTVITLSLLGIVLAVILYFVAEKFKVYEDPRIDDVEALLPGANCGGCGYPGCRGLADAIVKAETMDNLFCPVGGNETMLTIAKSLGREAAAKDPMVAVIRCNGTFAHRKTINMYDGAPSCAIASATYSGETGCQFGCLGFGDCVNVCNFDAIKIEPTTGLPFVNEEKCTACGACVKACPKVIIELRKKGPKSRRVFVSCINKDKGAIARKACGSACIGCGKCVKTCPFEAITLENNLAYINFEKCKLCRKCVEACPTSAIWEVNFPAKPKSENAASVAEL, encoded by the coding sequence ATGAACACAACAATTCTTTTAACTGTAATCACGCTTAGCCTTTTGGGCATTGTATTGGCAGTTATTCTCTACTTTGTTGCCGAAAAGTTTAAGGTGTACGAAGACCCTCGCATTGATGATGTAGAGGCTCTTTTGCCTGGAGCAAACTGCGGTGGCTGTGGGTATCCTGGCTGTAGAGGATTGGCAGATGCAATTGTCAAAGCGGAGACAATGGATAACCTTTTTTGCCCTGTTGGCGGAAATGAGACCATGTTGACTATCGCAAAATCGTTAGGACGTGAAGCTGCAGCCAAAGATCCAATGGTTGCTGTAATTAGATGCAACGGAACATTTGCTCATCGTAAGACGATCAACATGTATGATGGTGCTCCATCTTGTGCCATTGCATCTGCAACCTATTCTGGAGAAACTGGCTGCCAATTTGGATGTCTTGGATTTGGAGATTGTGTAAATGTATGCAACTTCGATGCTATCAAAATTGAGCCAACAACTGGACTTCCTTTTGTTAACGAAGAAAAATGTACGGCCTGTGGCGCTTGTGTAAAAGCATGTCCGAAGGTTATTATTGAACTTCGTAAAAAGGGTCCAAAGAGCCGGCGTGTCTTCGTTTCCTGCATCAATAAGGACAAAGGAGCTATAGCACGAAAAGCTTGTGGATCTGCATGTATTGGATGCGGAAAATGCGTAAAAACGTGCCCTTTCGAGGCAATTACACTTGAAAACAACCTTGCTTACATCAATTTTGAGAAGTGTAAATTGTGCAGAAAATGCGTAGAGGCTTGTCCTACTTCTGCAATATGGGAGGTAAATTTTCCCGCTAAACCAAAGTCCGAAAACGCTGCATCTGTAGCCGAACTTTAA